Below is a genomic region from Spartinivicinus marinus.
CCAAAGCGAAATAGACAAGCACAACGAAATAATACATCGAACGCAAAGCTTAAAAATAAGCTAAAGAGTATCACCAAAAAAGTACAACGCAGAATTCAAATTACGAAAACCAACGCAAAACAGTTCCAAATTCCAGTTTTGCTTGACGACTATAGCGAGTGTGAACCACCTGAATCCATCCCGAACTCAGTAGTGAAACCGCTCCGCGCCGATGGTAGTGTGGGGTCTCCCCATGTGAGAGTAGGTCATCGTCAAGCGCCTTATTTTAAAAACCCTCAGCACAATGTGTTGGGGGTTTTTTGTGTTTGGAAAAATTCCGGATTTATCTTTAAAAGCAAATAAAGATACCCTTTTTATAAAGCATGTTAAGAAATGTTGTTTTCATGATGATTATTTTGGCCCATGGCTTTAGAAAACTGTTGACACCTTATTAGTATAAAGGGTAGGTGAAAGTGCGTACTATAAAAACTCATCAATTGACGGTAGATTGGAGATTGTTAATATCATTCTAATAAATATAGAAATAAAGTAATGGATATTTTAATAAGACATAGAGAAAGTAGTGATATTCCGGCTATTAAAGCTTTTATGGAGCAGCTGTCAAATTACTCAGGTACCTTACAGTTACCCTACCCATCACTTGATCGTTGGCTTAAACGATTATCACAAACACCTGATAATGTGTATTGTCTCGTAGCTGCTGTTGAAGAAAAAGTGGTTGCACACATGCACTTAGCGATTGCTGATAATATTCGAAGAAAGCACGTAGCGAGTTTGGGAATGGCCGTTGATGAAAGTTATCAAAGTAAAGGTGTTGGTTCCAAACTGCTTGGCGCTGCAATCGATTTAGCCGAGAACTGGCTAGCACTAAAGCGCCTTGAGTTAACAGTTTACACTGATAATAAAGCTGCAGTTGCTTTATATGAAAAATATGGTTTTGCAAAAGAAGGCGTCGCTAAGGCCTTTGCTTTTCGTAATGGCGAATATGTGGATGTTTATTATATGGCAAGAATAAAAACGTAGTTGTAATTATAGCTAGGAAAACAAATAGGAATACTTTCACTTAAGGGTGAGTCAATGGCAGCTTGATAGAAGCTTTTAAGCCGCCGTTAGTAATATTTTGAAATTGTAGCTCACCTTGATGTGCTTGAATAATGCTGTTGGCAATAGCGAGACCCAGGCCATGTCCACCAGTGTTTCTAGCTCGGGCGCTATCTACTCGGTAAAATGGGTCAACCAGTTTGCTTAGTGTCATGTCAGGTACTCCTGGGCCTTGATCAATAATGTTAATATTGTAGTAGTTATCTTTTTCGTTACAACTAATACAAACTGTAGTGTTTTCAGGAGAATATTTAATAGCATTGCGTACGATATTATCAATAGATCGATACAGCAGTCTTCTATCACCTTTAGTGCTATTATTAATGTCATTTGCCAGGTTTAACTTGATACTCTTCAAGTCTGCTTCTAAAGTATTGTCTTCGATTACTTCTTGAATAATTGCGGGTAGTTTTATTTCTTCTTTTAATAGCTCTACAGTTGGTTCTTGTAATTTAGTAATTGTTATTAGTTCATCAATTAAGCTATCTAATAACTTGATTTGTCGATTCATTTTTTCAAGCAACCTGGGTTCAGCACCTTTTTTGGCTATTAACTCAATAGCAACCCGCTGCCTAGCTAAAGGAGTTTTCAACTCATGGGAAATACTATGAAATAGCTGTTGTAGGTTGTCATGATTTTGCTGAATTTTTTCAGCCATATGATTGAACTCCCGAGCCAAGATACCTATTTCATCAAGCCTATGTTCTATTTTAGGATTAACTCTTTTGGCAAGATCACCTTTTGCTAGGCTTTGAGAAATATTAGTTAATTCTTTAAGTGGGTTTACCAGGTGTTTGGAAAAGAATATGGAAACAATAAATAAGACAAATAAACTGGTAATGGCTCTGCTCCACCAAAGAATATCCTGTCGATGTTTAGGAGGGGGAGGAAAGCTTGGCCCAAGACTGAAATATAAATAATCTCCTTGTTTAGTAGACACCTCTGTTGGTTCTGCCCATGGAGGTAAATAATATCGTTTATGTAGAAAGCGCTTTATAGATCTTGGTAGAGGCGTTGTTGTAGCCGATGTACCTGATGGTGTGATTAAAAAGGCTCTGAGTCCTGTTTCTTCATTGAGTTGTTTTACCCAATTAGCTAAAGCTTTTCTTCCGTGGGCTTCGAAAACAGTAACGGCTTCTGCTGAGTTCTTTTTATCTTGTATATATTTTTCGTGTAGTCCTAGTTCACTTTCAACAATTTCTCTTGTAATCCATGAAGACAATACTGCAATAATTATTAAAGCAGCCCAAAAAACAAGTAGAACTTTCCAGAAAATTTGCTTAAACATACACTAAGGCTAAACTAAAACTGTTTAAGCAGGTAGCCTTTTCCCCTGATTGTTTTAATTAAGCTTGGATTGTCATATACATCAGCGATTTTCTTACGGAGATTGCTGACATGCATATCAATGCTACGGTCATATAGCGAGAGCTGTTTACCCAGCGCCTGTAGGGATAATGTTTCTTTACTCACTACTTCGCCAGTATGTTGCATTAGTAGTGAGAGAACCTCAAACTCTGTACCTGTTAAGTTCAGCGGTTGACCTGATACAGTAGCCTCATGACTAGAAAGGTTAAGATATAGTGGTCCAACCATTACCACATTGCTAGAGCGAATAGACTTTGTGGTTTGTTGATCCATCACTACACGTCGAATAACCGCTTTAATTCTGGCTACTAACTCTCTTGGACTGCAGGGTTTGGGAAGATAGTCATCTGCACCTAGCTCAAAGCCGAGGATTCGATCTAACTCTTCTCCTCGGGCTGTAAGCATTATTACAGGAGTAAGACGTTGTTGACGAAATTCTTTTAAAAACTCAACGCCATTAATGCCTGGTAACATGATATCAAGAATAATAACATCAAAGTTTTCAGTGAGTGCGACATTAAGGCCTTTATCACC
It encodes:
- a CDS encoding GNAT family N-acetyltransferase; protein product: MDILIRHRESSDIPAIKAFMEQLSNYSGTLQLPYPSLDRWLKRLSQTPDNVYCLVAAVEEKVVAHMHLAIADNIRRKHVASLGMAVDESYQSKGVGSKLLGAAIDLAENWLALKRLELTVYTDNKAAVALYEKYGFAKEGVAKAFAFRNGEYVDVYYMARIKT
- a CDS encoding sensor histidine kinase, which produces MFKQIFWKVLLVFWAALIIIAVLSSWITREIVESELGLHEKYIQDKKNSAEAVTVFEAHGRKALANWVKQLNEETGLRAFLITPSGTSATTTPLPRSIKRFLHKRYYLPPWAEPTEVSTKQGDYLYFSLGPSFPPPPKHRQDILWWSRAITSLFVLFIVSIFFSKHLVNPLKELTNISQSLAKGDLAKRVNPKIEHRLDEIGILAREFNHMAEKIQQNHDNLQQLFHSISHELKTPLARQRVAIELIAKKGAEPRLLEKMNRQIKLLDSLIDELITITKLQEPTVELLKEEIKLPAIIQEVIEDNTLEADLKSIKLNLANDINNSTKGDRRLLYRSIDNIVRNAIKYSPENTTVCISCNEKDNYYNINIIDQGPGVPDMTLSKLVDPFYRVDSARARNTGGHGLGLAIANSIIQAHQGELQFQNITNGGLKASIKLPLTHP
- a CDS encoding response regulator; translated protein: MSYRLLLVEDDQELAELLIDYLELESFTITWETRGDKGLNVALTENFDVIILDIMLPGINGVEFLKEFRQQRLTPVIMLTARGEELDRILGFELGADDYLPKPCSPRELVARIKAVIRRVVMDQQTTKSIRSSNVVMVGPLYLNLSSHEATVSGQPLNLTGTEFEVLSLLMQHTGEVVSKETLSLQALGKQLSLYDRSIDMHVSNLRKKIADVYDNPSLIKTIRGKGYLLKQF